In Nocardioides bizhenqiangii, the DNA window GATCGCCGAGGTCAACTACTTCGGCGTCGTCGAGCTGCTCGAGGCGTGGCGCCCGGCCCTCGCCGCGGCGGACGACGCCAAGGTCGTCGTGTTCTCGAGCAACTCCAGCACGACGGTGCCGATGGTGCCCGGGCGAGCGGTCCGCGGGCTCCTCGACGGCGACATCGACCGCGTCCTCGGTGCGCTCCGCATCTTCGGCAAGCAGGCACCGACCTTCGCCTACGCCGCCAGCAAGATCGCGGTCAGCAGGTGGGTGCGTCGTACGGCGGTCACGTCGGGGTGGGCGGGTGCCGGGATCCGGCTCAACGCGATCGCGCCGGGCGCCGTCCTCACTCCCCTGCTGGAGAAGCAGCTCGCGACGCCCGCCGAGGCGAAGCAGATCAAGCGGTTCCCGGTGCCGATCGGGGGCTTCGGCGACCCCGACCACCTCGCCGACTGGGTGGTGTTCATGCTGTCCGACGCCGCTGCCTTCCTGTGCGGGAGCGTGGTCTTCGTCGACGGCGGCTCGGACGCCTGGTTCCGTGCCGACGACTGGCCGCGCGGGGTGCCGGCGCGGCGGCTGCGCAGCTACCTCAACCGGATGCGGGAATTTCGTCGATGACGTCCTCGCGGAACCGCCGGATGCCGTCGACCTTCTGGTCGACGGTCGCGTTCGGCCCGTAGTAGTAGAGCCACGGCATCGTCATCACGAGGGTCACTCCCCCGGCGGCAGCGCGGGTGAAGTCCGCCGGGGTCACCGCGTCCGTCAGCGCGACCACGACGTCGTACGGCGCAGCCGGGTCGCGCCCTGCCTCGGCCCGCAACGCTGTCAGCCGGGCCGCGGTTCGGATCGCCTCGTCGACCGTGGACACGTCGCTCACCCAGCCGTCGTGCCGAGCGGCGCGCCGCAACGCCGGCTCGGAGATCCCGCCGACCCAGATCGGGATCGGACCGGGCGGCTCGGGCTTCATCACCAGCCGGTCGCACGAGTAGAAATCACCGTCGAACTCGGTCCAGCCGGGGCGCCACAGCTCCTTCATCAGGGCCAGTGCCTCGTCCGTGCGCCGACCGCGGGTGCTGAAGTCCTGCTCGAGCAGGTCGAACTCCTCCCGGCACCAGCCGACGCCGACGCCGAGGGAGACCCGGCCGCCGGCCAGGGCGGCCGCCGTGCCGACGGCCTTGGCGACCACGAACGGGTTGCGCGCAGCGGCGACGTAGATCGAGGTGAAGAACTCCAGCCGGCTGGTGACCTGCGCGAGCGCCCCCACGGTCACCCAGGGGTCCGGCCAGTCGACGTCAGGCGTCCAGCGGCGCTCGCCGCTGGCCTGGTAGGGGTACGGCGTCGCGAGCGTCTCGAGGTCGACGACGTGGTCGGCGATGCTGAGCGCCCGGAACCCCTGCTCCTCGGCGGCGCGCGCGAGCGTGACCAGGTCGCCGATCGGCTGATAGGCGGTGACGACTGCGAAGTCCACGGGAACAAGGTAGAACATGTTCTATGTCTGCCCCTCCGTTTGACCGTCTGCTCTCGCCGGGCCGGATCGGCACGATGGCGGTGCGGAACCGGATCGTGATGTCGCCGATGGAGACGATGTACGGCACCGCGGAGGGACTGCCCTCGGATCGCACGGTGGCCTACTTCACGGCGCGCGCCGAGGGTGGGGTCGGGCTGATCACGGTCGGCGCGACCGGGATCGACCCGCTCCATCCGGAGACGCCGGGCGGGCTGCAGATCGGGACCGACGCCGCGGTCGCCGCCCACCGGCGGCTGGTGGAGGCGGTGCACGACCACGGCGCACGGATCCAGCCGCAGGTCGTGCACGCCGGTCCGGACGGCCTCGGACCCGAGATGCACGGGGTCACCTCGCTCGGACCGTCCGTGATCCCGTCGTACCTCACCGGCAGGCCGTCGGCCGAGGCGACCAAGGAGCAGATCGCGGGGATCCTCGACCAGTTCCGGGCGGCGGCGGTGCGCGTCCGCGAGGCCGGGTACGACGGCCTCGAGCTGCACGCCGCGCACGGCTACATGTTCCTCGGCTCGTTCCTGGCGCCGCAGCGCAACCGCCGTGGCGACCGCTACCGCGGGACGTCGGTCGAGGGAAGGGTCCGGGTCGTGCTGGAGGCGCTGGCCGCCATCCGCGGCGAGGTCGGCAGCGACTTCCCGATCACGTTGCGGATCTCCGGCTACGAGCGGGTCGCGGCGGGTCGACCGGTCCACGACACCGCGGCGATCGCGCCGCTCCTCGTCCAGGGCGGGGTCGACGCGTTCCACGTGAGCGGTGGGGTCATCGACCGGCTCGTGACCGGCATGGTCAACGCCGCCGACGCCGGCGACGGGCTCAACGTCGGGGCCGCGGCCGCGGTCAAGGAGGCGGTCGACGTGCCGGTCATCGCGGTCGGGCGGCTCCACGATCCCATCCTGGCCGAGGCGGTGCTGGCGGACGGGCGGGCCGACTTCGTCGCGATGGGACGCCCGCTGCTGGCGGATCCGGACCTGCCGAGGAGGCTCGCCCACGGGGAGCCGGAGCGGGTGCGCCGCTGCATCTCGTGCGAGAACTGCATCGACACCCTCGAGGAGAAGCTCGCGACCGAGTGCGCGGTCAACCCCTTCACCGGCCACGAGCTCGACCGGGTGGCACCCGTCGCGGTGCTGTCGCGGCGGGTGGTGGTCGTGGGCGCCGGGCCGGCCGGGCTCGAGACCGCGCGCCTGGCCGACGCGGCGGGTCACGACGTCGTGCTCCTCGAACGGACGGGTCGGCTCGGCGGCGCGCTGGTCGCCGCGTCCGCCGTCCATCCGGAGAACCGGCCGTACCTCGAGTGGCTGGCCGCCGAGGTCGAGAGGTCCGGCGTCGCCGTACGGCTCGACTGCGCGGCGACCCCCGACGTGGTGGCGGACCTGGCGCCGGACGCGGTCGTGGTGGCCACCGGCGGCGCCGTGGTCTACCCGGCCATCGCCGGCGACGACCTCGGTCACGTGAGCCGTGGCCTCGACCCCGACCAGGTCGCCGCCGGGCGCCGGGTCGTGGTGGTCGGCGGCCGGCTGGCGGCGGTGGAGTACGCCGAGATGCTGGCCGCGCGGGGACGGTTGGTCGCGCTGCTCGAACCCGGTCCGGAGATCGCGCCCGAGTTCGGGCTGAAGCGACGCACCGAGCACTTCGACCGGATCGACCGGCTGGGCATCACCGTCCACGTCGACTGTGCCGTCGAGGAGATCACCACCGGCTCGGTCCGCTACACGCCGGCTCACGGCACCAGCCGCGCCCTGCCCGCCGACGCGGTCGTGCTGGCCGGGACCGTTGTTCCGGACCTCGCGGTGGCGGACGCCGTCGTCGCTCGGGTTCCCGCAGCCGCGGTGCACACCGTCGGAGACGCCATCCTCGGGCCCGGCCTGATCCGCGGCGCCACGGCCACCGCGGCCCAGGTCGTGCAGACGATCGGCGAGGGCAGGCCCTGATCCTCACGACCGCCACTACAGCGTGCGCCGGCCGTCACCCCACCACACCTACGCTTCGGTCATGGGACCGGAGCGTGGGGCGCGGACGACGGTCGGCACGGTGCTCCTGATCGTGGCCCTCGCCAGCCTGGTGGGCTGCTCGTCAGGTACGGACGCGGCCACCGCTCCCGCGACCACCGACATCGGAGCCACGTCCGACCCGAGCGACACCACGACACCGCGCGGCCCGCGCCCCACCCGCTACCAGCCCTTCCCCTCCGAGATCGACGGCGCCGCGAAGCTCGCCGCCGCTCGCGCCGTCGAGGCACTGCCCGACGTGCGGCAGGTGACGTACACGCAGTACTTCGGGTACCTGCCGCCGGACGCCAGCATCCTGGTCGAGGCCGACTTCGTGGACGGCGGCGGCACGACGTACGACGTGCGGCTCAGCCAGAGCCGGCAAGGATGGCGGATCGATTCGGTCCTCCCCGCCACCGCGATTCCGCCCCTCCAGAATCCGGGTGCCTTGATCCGGCGCGTGCTGACGAGTGACCGGATCACGCTGCCGTGGGCCGGTCGCGTGGACGTCGCCGCCGGACTGGTCTCCGACGCGGTGCTGCGATCCATGCTCGCGGTGGCGGAGCGGCACCGGATCGACGTCAGCGTGCTGGTCTCGGCCCACCCGGTGCAGGTCTTCGGCACCGACCGGCGCAGCAACCATCCGGACGGACTCGCCTACGACGTCGGGAGCATCGACGGCCGGCTCGTCGTCGACCCCGCCGCAGCCGGGCTGGTGCGTCAGGTGATGCGGATCGCGGCGGGCACCGGTGCCCGTCAGGTGGGGGGCCCGGACGACCTGGACGGCGGCGGCAGCCAGTACTTCTCAGATCCGACGCACAGCGACCACGTGCACGTGGGCTTCGACCGGTAGCCCAGCAGACCAGTAGCCCAGTAGCCCGGTAGCCCAGCCTCCCGGGGCTAGTGCCCGTCGGGTTGGTCAGGCGCGAACGGCCACTCCTCGAACGAGGAGCAGCGACCGTCGTCGCCGAACCGCACGACCCACAGGTCCCGCCACGGCCGGCTGCCGGGAGCGCCGTACTCGATCAGGACGCGGACGACGGCTGTGTCTTCCTCCACCGCCACGATGTCGCTCGACATGGTGAACTCCTCGTCCGGGCCGTCGCGCTCGGCGTCCCAGAAGCGCGCGATCTGGTCCAGGCCCTCCATGGGTCGGGCCCACGGCGAGGGGAGGTAGGTGGCGTCCGGCAGGAACAGCTCCGCCAGCCGCGCGGTCTCCGGTGTCCGCCAGAGCCGCTCGTAATCGGCAACCCACTGCTCGACAGCTCTGCGATCCACGGCTCCGCGCACGGCTCCATGCTCGCCGGTCGGTTTCGCTACAGTCCAGGGATTCACCGGGGGCTTGCACCTTCGGCGCACCATGACGAAGGAGTGAGCAATGACCCAACCTCCGCCCCCTCCAGGTTCAGAGCCCGTCGATCCTCCGGCCGGCCCGCCTCCCTCGGGCCCGCCCCCTTCCGGCCCGCCTCCCTCTGGTCCGCCTCCTTCCGGCCCGCCTCCTTCCGGCCCGCCTCCTTCGGGTCCGCCTCCTTCTGTTCCGCCCTCGTCCGCGCCGGCAGGCACCGGGAGCGCCGGCCTCGGCACGGTCGACGTCCGCGCGATCGCGACGCGCGTCCTCACCGGCAATTGGATCGGTTCCGGAGTCGTCGCCGCGCTGACGCTGGCGACGGCCGGCCTGCTCAGCCTCGTCCTCGGGCTGATCGCCAAGCCGCCGGACTTCGGCATCGACAACAGCCTGACGTTCGGAGCCGTGATCCTCGCCGGTGCGTTCGGTGCCGACTTCTTCGTCCGCGGCGAGCCCGAGGACTTCGGCGGCGAGACGTGGGAGTACAGCCTGTCGGTCGCCGCGTTCCCACTGACGATCACGATCATCTCCCTCGCCGTGGCGGTGATCGCGTTCCGTCGGATGGTCCGCGACTACCCGAGCCCGCTGCCCGCGATCGGCGACGCGGTCCGGATCGCCCTGTTCGTCGCGCTCCCGCTGCTGGTCGTCTCGCTCGTCTTCCGTTCCGACTTCGACGAGCTCGGACGGGGTTGGTTCGCCGACGCCGCCCGGGGCCTGGACTTCGGTGGTGAGTCGACCTGGGGAGCCACTGCGCCTGGGGCGTTCTTCATCCCGCTGTGCCTGGTGTTCCTCGTCCTGGGGCTCGCATGCGTCGCGCGTCGCGAGTGGTGGTCCGGATGGGCACGCACGGTCG includes these proteins:
- a CDS encoding SDR family oxidoreductase, which gives rise to MSTYAVTGAASGMGRAVAEKLTAAGHTVIDVDIAEATVQADLSTPVGRREAAAAVLERCGGRLDGAVMAAGLGPAPGRERPRLIAEVNYFGVVELLEAWRPALAAADDAKVVVFSSNSSTTVPMVPGRAVRGLLDGDIDRVLGALRIFGKQAPTFAYAASKIAVSRWVRRTAVTSGWAGAGIRLNAIAPGAVLTPLLEKQLATPAEAKQIKRFPVPIGGFGDPDHLADWVVFMLSDAAAFLCGSVVFVDGGSDAWFRADDWPRGVPARRLRSYLNRMREFRR
- a CDS encoding TIGR03619 family F420-dependent LLM class oxidoreductase, with the protein product MDFAVVTAYQPIGDLVTLARAAEEQGFRALSIADHVVDLETLATPYPYQASGERRWTPDVDWPDPWVTVGALAQVTSRLEFFTSIYVAAARNPFVVAKAVGTAAALAGGRVSLGVGVGWCREEFDLLEQDFSTRGRRTDEALALMKELWRPGWTEFDGDFYSCDRLVMKPEPPGPIPIWVGGISEPALRRAARHDGWVSDVSTVDEAIRTAARLTALRAEAGRDPAAPYDVVVALTDAVTPADFTRAAAGGVTLVMTMPWLYYYGPNATVDQKVDGIRRFREDVIDEIPASG
- a CDS encoding oxidoreductase — translated: MSAPPFDRLLSPGRIGTMAVRNRIVMSPMETMYGTAEGLPSDRTVAYFTARAEGGVGLITVGATGIDPLHPETPGGLQIGTDAAVAAHRRLVEAVHDHGARIQPQVVHAGPDGLGPEMHGVTSLGPSVIPSYLTGRPSAEATKEQIAGILDQFRAAAVRVREAGYDGLELHAAHGYMFLGSFLAPQRNRRGDRYRGTSVEGRVRVVLEALAAIRGEVGSDFPITLRISGYERVAAGRPVHDTAAIAPLLVQGGVDAFHVSGGVIDRLVTGMVNAADAGDGLNVGAAAAVKEAVDVPVIAVGRLHDPILAEAVLADGRADFVAMGRPLLADPDLPRRLAHGEPERVRRCISCENCIDTLEEKLATECAVNPFTGHELDRVAPVAVLSRRVVVVGAGPAGLETARLADAAGHDVVLLERTGRLGGALVAASAVHPENRPYLEWLAAEVERSGVAVRLDCAATPDVVADLAPDAVVVATGGAVVYPAIAGDDLGHVSRGLDPDQVAAGRRVVVVGGRLAAVEYAEMLAARGRLVALLEPGPEIAPEFGLKRRTEHFDRIDRLGITVHVDCAVEEITTGSVRYTPAHGTSRALPADAVVLAGTVVPDLAVADAVVARVPAAAVHTVGDAILGPGLIRGATATAAQVVQTIGEGRP
- a CDS encoding YybH family protein, with the protein product MRGAVDRRAVEQWVADYERLWRTPETARLAELFLPDATYLPSPWARPMEGLDQIARFWDAERDGPDEEFTMSSDIVAVEEDTAVVRVLIEYGAPGSRPWRDLWVVRFGDDGRCSSFEEWPFAPDQPDGH